A window of Bradyrhizobium sp. AZCC 1610 contains these coding sequences:
- the gmd gene encoding GDP-mannose 4,6-dehydratase, with translation MAAQDSQRRVALITGVTGQDGAYLAEYLLGLGYEVHGIKRRSSSFNTARIDHLYQDPHSRNVPFLLHYGDMTDSTNLIRLMQQIRPTEIYNLAAQSHVGVSFESPEYTANADAIGVLRLLEAIRILGMEKETRFYQASTSELYGLVQEVPQKETTPFYPRSPYGVAKLYGYWITVNYREAYGIYASNGILFNHESPIRGETFVTRKITRSVARIETGIDEVLYLGNLEAKRDWGHARDYVEGMHRILQADAPDDFVLATGEARSVREFVELAFAEVGRRIEWRGKGVDETGVDAKSGKTLVRIDPVYFRPTEVDLLVGDASKAREKLGWQPKTSFAQLVKEMVASDLDDARREVANGKPSV, from the coding sequence ATGGCGGCTCAGGATTCACAGCGGCGCGTGGCGCTGATCACCGGCGTCACTGGCCAGGACGGCGCCTATCTTGCCGAATATCTGCTCGGCCTCGGCTATGAGGTCCACGGCATCAAGCGGCGGTCGTCCTCGTTCAACACCGCCCGCATCGACCACCTCTACCAGGATCCGCATTCCCGCAACGTGCCGTTCCTGCTGCATTACGGCGACATGACCGACTCGACCAATTTGATCCGGCTGATGCAGCAGATCAGGCCGACCGAGATCTATAACCTCGCCGCCCAGAGCCATGTCGGCGTCAGCTTCGAAAGCCCGGAATACACCGCCAATGCCGACGCCATCGGCGTGCTGCGGCTCTTGGAGGCGATCCGCATTCTCGGCATGGAGAAGGAGACGCGGTTCTATCAGGCCTCGACCTCGGAACTCTACGGTCTGGTCCAGGAGGTGCCGCAGAAGGAGACCACGCCGTTCTATCCGCGCTCGCCTTACGGCGTCGCCAAGCTGTACGGCTACTGGATCACGGTGAACTACCGCGAGGCCTACGGCATCTATGCCTCGAACGGTATCCTGTTCAACCATGAGAGCCCGATCCGCGGCGAGACCTTTGTGACGCGCAAGATCACGCGCAGTGTCGCCCGCATCGAAACCGGCATCGATGAGGTGCTCTATCTCGGCAATCTCGAGGCCAAGCGCGACTGGGGCCATGCCCGGGATTACGTCGAGGGCATGCATAGGATATTGCAGGCGGACGCGCCCGACGATTTCGTGCTGGCGACCGGCGAGGCCCGTTCGGTGCGTGAGTTCGTCGAACTGGCGTTTGCTGAAGTCGGCCGCCGCATTGAATGGCGCGGCAAGGGTGTCGACGAGACCGGCGTCGACGCCAAGTCCGGCAAGACCTTGGTCCGGATCGATCCGGTCTACTTCCGGCCGACCGAAGTCGATCTTCTGGTCGGCGATGCCAGCAAGGCGCGCGAGAAGCTCGGCTGGCAGCCCAAGACGTCGTTCGCCCAGCTGGTCAAGGAAATGGTCGCGAGCGATCTCGATGACGCAAGGCGGGAGGTCGCCAATGGCAAGCCTTCCGTTTGA
- a CDS encoding ABC transporter substrate-binding protein: MLMSIRSHMLLAAGAVAGMLTLAPAHAQGTVKIGLILPMTGGQASTGKQIDNAVKLYMQQNGDTVAGKKIEVILKDDGAVPDNTKRLAQELIVNDKVNFIAGFGVTPAALAAAPLATQAKVPQIVMAAGTSIITERSPYIVRTSFTLAQSSTIIGDWAAKNGIKKVATLTSDYAPGNDALNFFKQNFTAGGGEIVEEVKVPLQNPDFAPFLQRMKDSKPDAVFVFVPAGQGGNFMKQYAERGLDKSGIKVIGPGDVMDDDLLNGMGDAALGTVTAHLYSAAHPSAANKEFVAAYKKAFGSRPGFMAVGGYDGIRLIYEALRKTGGKTDGDALIEAMKGMKWESPRGPISIDPETRDIVQNIYIRKVEKVDGELYNVEFATFEAVKDSGKTKK, from the coding sequence ATGCTCATGTCTATTCGCAGTCACATGTTGCTGGCCGCAGGCGCCGTCGCCGGGATGCTGACGCTCGCGCCGGCTCACGCCCAGGGGACCGTCAAGATCGGCCTGATTCTGCCGATGACCGGCGGCCAGGCATCCACCGGCAAGCAGATCGACAACGCGGTCAAGCTCTACATGCAGCAGAACGGCGACACCGTCGCCGGCAAGAAGATCGAAGTTATCCTCAAGGACGACGGGGCGGTTCCCGACAACACCAAGCGCCTCGCGCAGGAACTGATCGTCAACGACAAGGTCAATTTCATCGCGGGCTTCGGTGTGACCCCGGCAGCCCTTGCTGCCGCGCCGCTGGCGACGCAGGCCAAGGTTCCGCAAATCGTGATGGCGGCGGGCACCTCGATCATAACAGAGCGTTCGCCCTATATCGTGCGCACTTCTTTCACGCTGGCGCAGTCGTCGACCATCATCGGTGACTGGGCCGCCAAGAACGGCATCAAGAAGGTCGCTACCCTGACCTCCGACTATGCGCCCGGTAACGACGCCTTGAACTTCTTCAAGCAGAACTTCACCGCCGGCGGCGGCGAGATCGTGGAAGAGGTGAAGGTCCCATTGCAAAACCCTGATTTCGCTCCGTTCCTGCAGCGCATGAAGGATTCCAAGCCCGATGCCGTGTTCGTGTTCGTGCCGGCAGGACAGGGCGGCAACTTCATGAAGCAGTATGCCGAGCGCGGGCTCGACAAATCGGGCATCAAGGTGATCGGACCGGGCGACGTGATGGACGACGATCTGCTCAACGGCATGGGCGATGCGGCGCTCGGCACGGTCACGGCGCACCTGTATTCTGCCGCTCATCCGTCGGCCGCGAACAAGGAATTCGTTGCCGCCTACAAGAAGGCCTTCGGCTCGCGCCCGGGCTTCATGGCGGTCGGCGGCTATGACGGCATCCGCCTGATCTACGAGGCGCTGAGGAAGACCGGCGGCAAGACCGACGGCGATGCGCTGATCGAGGCGATGAAGGGCATGAAGTGGGAGAGCCCGCGCGGCCCGATCTCGATCGATCCGGAAACCCGCGACATCGTGCAGAACATCTACATCCGCAAGGTCGAGAAGGTTGACGGCGAACTCTACAACGTCGAATTCGCGACCTTCGAGGCGGTGAAGGATTCCGGCAAGACGAAGAAGTGA
- the fcl gene encoding GDP-L-fucose synthase yields MASLPFELKGKTVYVAGHRGMVGSALMRRLAAEDVELLTASRSEADLRDQAAVNKWFAAKRPQVVFLAAAKVGGIVANNTLRAEFLYDNLAIAANVIHAAHVNGAEKLMFLGSSCIYPKLAPQPLREDCTLTGPLEPTNEPYAIAKIAGIKMVEAYRSQYGADFINVMPTNLYGSGDNYHPEYSHVVAALIRRFHEAKVSGADKVMVWGTGTPRREFLYVDDLADACIHLMKTYSGDELVNIGTGEDITIAEFARVVAATVGYAGEISFDTSRPDGTPRKLLDVSRLARLGWRASVPLEDGIKLAYQAFLSETK; encoded by the coding sequence ATGGCAAGCCTTCCGTTTGAGCTGAAGGGCAAGACGGTCTACGTCGCCGGGCACCGCGGCATGGTCGGGTCTGCGCTGATGCGCCGGCTGGCGGCGGAAGATGTCGAACTGCTGACGGCGAGCCGCAGCGAGGCCGATCTGCGCGATCAGGCCGCGGTCAACAAATGGTTTGCCGCCAAGCGCCCGCAGGTGGTGTTTCTCGCCGCCGCCAAGGTCGGCGGCATCGTCGCCAACAACACGCTGCGCGCCGAATTTCTCTACGACAATCTGGCGATTGCGGCGAATGTGATCCATGCGGCGCATGTCAACGGCGCCGAGAAGCTGATGTTCTTAGGCTCGTCCTGCATCTATCCGAAGCTGGCGCCGCAGCCGTTGCGCGAGGACTGTACGTTGACCGGGCCGCTGGAGCCGACCAACGAGCCCTATGCGATTGCGAAGATCGCCGGGATCAAGATGGTGGAGGCCTATCGCAGCCAGTATGGCGCCGACTTCATCAATGTGATGCCGACCAACCTTTATGGAAGCGGCGACAATTATCATCCGGAATACAGCCACGTCGTGGCCGCCCTGATCCGCCGCTTCCACGAAGCCAAGGTTTCCGGCGCTGACAAGGTCATGGTCTGGGGTACCGGCACGCCACGGCGCGAATTCCTCTATGTCGACGATCTTGCGGACGCCTGCATCCACTTGATGAAGACCTATTCCGGCGATGAGCTGGTCAATATCGGCACCGGCGAGGACATCACGATCGCCGAATTCGCCCGCGTGGTCGCAGCCACCGTCGGTTATGCTGGGGAGATAAGTTTCGACACCTCGCGCCCGGACGGCACGCCGCGCAAACTGCTCGACGTCAGCCGGCTGGCCAGGCTCGGCTGGCGGGCCTCTGTCCCGCTGGAGGACGGCATCAAGCTCGCCTATCAGGCGTTCCTCAGCGAGACGAAGTGA
- a CDS encoding ABC transporter ATP-binding protein gives MTELLAIDALRAGYGEAVVLPSMSLALGEGQVLALLGRNGTGKTTLINSIVGITRRFGGSLALGGLDITAMRPDQRARAGIGWVPQERNIFRSLTVEENMTAVAQPGPWTVDKVYEMFPRLKERRSNFGNQLSGGEQQMLAIGRALTLNPKVLLLDEPTEGLAPIIVEELLRALGTITRAGGICSIIVEQNAQKILGLADRVVILERGAIVHDAASSTLRADPAVLERYLGVAGAAAH, from the coding sequence ATGACTGAGCTTCTTGCCATCGATGCCTTGCGCGCCGGCTATGGCGAAGCCGTGGTGCTGCCCTCGATGTCGCTGGCGCTGGGCGAGGGCCAGGTGCTGGCGCTGCTCGGGCGTAACGGCACCGGCAAGACCACGCTGATCAATTCGATCGTCGGCATCACCCGCCGTTTCGGCGGCAGCCTTGCACTCGGTGGATTAGACATCACCGCGATGCGCCCGGATCAGCGGGCGCGGGCAGGGATCGGCTGGGTGCCGCAGGAGCGCAATATCTTCCGCTCGCTGACGGTCGAAGAAAACATGACCGCGGTGGCTCAGCCAGGTCCCTGGACCGTGGATAAGGTTTACGAAATGTTTCCGCGGCTGAAGGAACGCCGCAGCAATTTCGGCAACCAGCTCTCCGGCGGCGAGCAGCAGATGCTGGCGATCGGCCGCGCGCTTACCCTCAATCCGAAAGTTCTGCTGCTGGACGAGCCGACCGAGGGGCTGGCGCCGATCATCGTCGAGGAACTGCTCCGGGCGCTCGGCACCATCACCCGGGCCGGCGGCATCTGTTCGATCATCGTCGAGCAGAATGCGCAAAAGATTCTGGGGCTGGCCGATCGGGTTGTGATATTGGAACGCGGCGCAATCGTGCATGATGCGGCCAGCAGTACGTTGAGGGCCGATCCCGCGGTGCTCGAACGCTATCTCGGCGTCGCCGGTGCCGCCGCGCATTAG
- a CDS encoding cobalamin-independent methionine synthase II family protein, which produces MQRTKAPFRADEVGSLLRPQRIKEARAKLEKGEITAEDLRKAEDLEIEKVVHKQASIGLKLATDGEFRRSWWHFDFLAKLTGCELFHPETGIQFAGVETRHDAVRVIGKLDFPDNHPMLDHFRFLKKHADTAHVTPKMTIPSPAVLHFRGGRKSISKEVYPDLEEFFLDLGKTYRKAVKAFYDAGCRYLQFDDTVWAYLCSQDELQKARDRGDNPDGLQEIYARVINYALAERPADMVITTHVCRGNFRSTWISSGGYEPVAETMLAGTNYDGYFLEYDSDRAGGFEPLRYLPKGNKVVVVGVITSKFGELEKKDDIKRRLEEAAKFAPLDQLAVSPQCGFASTEEGNILSEEEQWAKLSLAVEVANEVWGK; this is translated from the coding sequence ATGCAAAGAACCAAAGCCCCGTTCCGCGCCGACGAGGTCGGCAGCCTGTTGCGGCCACAGCGCATCAAGGAAGCGCGCGCCAAGCTTGAGAAGGGCGAGATCACGGCGGAGGACTTGCGCAAGGCCGAGGACCTCGAGATCGAAAAGGTCGTACACAAGCAGGCCTCGATCGGCCTGAAGCTTGCGACCGACGGCGAATTCCGCCGCTCCTGGTGGCATTTCGATTTTCTCGCCAAGCTCACCGGCTGCGAACTCTTCCACCCCGAGACCGGTATTCAGTTCGCGGGCGTCGAGACCCGCCATGACGCCGTCCGCGTGATCGGCAAGCTCGACTTCCCCGATAACCATCCGATGCTGGATCATTTCCGCTTTCTGAAGAAGCATGCCGACACCGCCCACGTCACGCCGAAGATGACGATCCCGTCGCCCGCGGTGCTGCATTTCCGCGGCGGCCGCAAGTCGATCTCGAAGGAGGTCTATCCCGATCTTGAGGAATTCTTCCTCGACCTCGGCAAGACCTATCGCAAGGCAGTGAAGGCATTCTACGACGCCGGCTGCCGCTACCTGCAGTTCGACGATACCGTATGGGCCTATCTCTGCTCGCAGGACGAGTTGCAGAAGGCGCGCGATCGCGGCGACAACCCTGATGGCCTGCAGGAAATCTACGCGCGTGTTATCAACTATGCGCTGGCGGAGCGGCCGGCCGACATGGTGATCACCACGCATGTCTGCCGCGGCAATTTCCGCTCGACCTGGATTTCGTCCGGCGGCTACGAGCCGGTGGCCGAGACCATGCTGGCCGGCACCAACTACGACGGCTACTTCCTCGAATATGATTCCGACCGTGCCGGCGGCTTCGAGCCGCTGCGGTACCTGCCGAAGGGCAACAAGGTGGTCGTGGTCGGCGTCATTACGTCGAAATTCGGCGAACTCGAGAAGAAGGACGACATCAAGCGTCGTCTCGAAGAGGCCGCCAAGTTCGCGCCCCTCGACCAGCTCGCGGTCTCGCCGCAATGCGGCTTTGCCTCCACCGAGGAAGGCAACATCCTGTCCGAGGAAGAGCAGTGGGCCAAGCTCAGCCTCGCGGTCGAAGTCGCGAACGAGGTGTGGGGGAAGTAG
- a CDS encoding Bug family tripartite tricarboxylate transporter substrate binding protein: MKKFQRRQFLQLAAGGAALPLTSGNASAQAYPARPVRLVIGYTPGGSADLTARLMGQWLSEKLGQSFVIENRPGGGTNIATESVLRATPDGYTLLLVAPANAINATLYDKLPFDFMKEMEPIAGIIRFPNVVLVHPSLPIKSIPELIAYAKANPGKLNMASSGNGSTIHMSGELFKMLTGINMQHVPYRGGAPALTDMLSGQMQVMFDNLPTCAEHVKSGKLRGLAITSTTRSEVLPDLPPVADFLPGYEASAWYGLAAPKGTPPEIVERLNKAVNEILADPKAKARFAEIGAILLPGSAADFGKLVADETEKWGKVVKFAGAKVD; this comes from the coding sequence ATGAAAAAATTTCAGCGCCGTCAATTTTTGCAACTTGCAGCCGGTGGAGCTGCGCTTCCGCTCACATCTGGAAACGCAAGCGCGCAGGCCTATCCGGCGCGGCCGGTTCGCCTTGTCATCGGCTATACGCCCGGCGGCTCGGCGGACCTCACGGCGCGCCTGATGGGGCAGTGGCTGTCGGAAAAGCTCGGGCAATCCTTCGTCATCGAGAACCGGCCGGGCGGCGGCACCAACATCGCCACCGAGTCCGTGCTGCGCGCCACGCCTGACGGCTACACGCTGCTGCTGGTCGCGCCGGCCAATGCGATCAACGCCACGCTCTACGACAAGCTGCCCTTCGATTTCATGAAGGAGATGGAGCCGATCGCCGGCATCATTCGCTTTCCCAACGTCGTGCTGGTGCATCCGTCACTGCCGATCAAGTCGATCCCCGAACTGATCGCCTACGCCAAGGCCAACCCGGGCAAGCTCAATATGGCGTCATCAGGCAATGGATCCACGATCCACATGTCGGGTGAACTGTTCAAGATGCTGACCGGCATCAACATGCAGCATGTGCCCTACCGTGGCGGCGCGCCGGCGCTCACCGATATGCTTTCCGGGCAGATGCAGGTGATGTTCGACAATCTTCCGACCTGCGCCGAGCACGTCAAATCCGGCAAGCTGCGCGGCCTTGCGATAACCAGCACGACGCGATCGGAAGTGCTGCCGGATTTGCCGCCGGTCGCCGATTTTCTCCCCGGTTACGAGGCGAGCGCCTGGTATGGCCTCGCGGCGCCGAAGGGCACGCCGCCAGAAATCGTCGAGAGGCTCAACAAGGCCGTCAATGAAATCCTTGCCGATCCCAAGGCGAAGGCCCGGTTCGCCGAGATCGGCGCCATTCTGCTGCCGGGCTCGGCTGCCGACTTCGGCAAGCTGGTGGCGGACGAAACCGAGAAATGGGGCAAGGTGGTCAAGTTCGCCGGCGCCAAGGTGGATTAG
- a CDS encoding uroporphyrinogen-III synthase, producing MADRLNGYRILILETREEAQFSRLLTEQGADVLQCPMFTIHDAPDPAPVEAWIGRCIEKPFDDVVLMTGEGLRRLMKVVRRIGVEQEFVASLGKARKFARGPKPGKALREIGLEPQMTTEKPTSEGVAEMLSRLDLGGHRLGLQLYPDKDHSVLISAIEAQGAKVDTVLPYAYDAQAADTNIISAIDEMAAGRIDAIALTNLGQVRRLIEVAKARGCEDRLRQGLDRTPIASVGPAVSDELKSHGLRTDIYPAEDAFFMRPLISAMAVALSKNPPRAMARS from the coding sequence ATGGCTGACAGATTGAACGGTTACCGCATCCTGATCCTGGAAACGCGCGAGGAAGCGCAGTTTTCCCGCCTGCTCACCGAGCAAGGCGCCGACGTGCTGCAATGTCCGATGTTCACCATCCACGACGCGCCGGACCCGGCGCCGGTCGAAGCATGGATCGGGCGGTGCATTGAAAAGCCGTTTGACGACGTCGTGCTGATGACGGGCGAAGGCCTGCGCCGGCTGATGAAGGTGGTCCGGCGCATCGGTGTCGAACAGGAGTTCGTTGCCTCCCTCGGCAAGGCGCGCAAATTTGCGCGCGGCCCCAAACCGGGCAAGGCGCTGCGCGAAATCGGGCTGGAACCGCAGATGACCACGGAAAAGCCGACCTCCGAAGGCGTCGCCGAGATGCTGTCGCGCCTCGATCTTGGCGGCCATCGCCTCGGCCTGCAGCTTTACCCGGACAAGGATCACAGCGTCCTGATCAGCGCGATCGAGGCGCAAGGTGCCAAGGTCGATACCGTGCTGCCCTATGCCTATGACGCGCAGGCTGCAGATACCAATATCATCAGCGCGATCGACGAGATGGCGGCCGGCCGCATCGATGCGATCGCGCTGACCAATCTTGGCCAGGTCCGCCGCCTGATCGAAGTCGCGAAGGCGCGCGGATGCGAGGACCGGCTACGGCAGGGGCTTGACCGCACGCCGATCGCCTCGGTCGGGCCAGCGGTATCCGACGAACTCAAGTCGCACGGCTTGCGCACCGATATCTATCCAGCCGAGGACGCCTTTTTCATGAGGCCGCTGATCTCAGCGATGGCGGTGGCGCTTTCGAAAAATCCGCCGCGCGCGATGGCGAGAAGCTAA
- the purU gene encoding formyltetrahydrofolate deformylase, with translation MPDHQFVLTLSCPDRPGIVSAVSTFLAHNGQNILDAQQFDDIETGNFFMRVVFTAADLAVELQALQTGFTAIADRFTMEWQMRDRANRRRVMLLVSKSDHCLVDILYRWRTGELEMIPTAIVSNHPRETYGSLDFGEIPFHYLPVTKETKREQEQAVLKLVQDSGTDLVVLARYMQILSDEMSARLSGRCINIHHSFLPGFKGARPYHQAHERGVKLIGATAHYVTRDLDEGPIIDQDVERISHRDTPEDLSRKGRDIERRVLARAMRHHLEDRVILNGRKTVVFMD, from the coding sequence ATGCCCGATCACCAGTTCGTCCTGACCCTGTCCTGCCCGGATCGCCCCGGCATCGTTTCCGCGGTGTCGACCTTTCTTGCCCATAACGGACAGAACATCCTGGACGCCCAGCAGTTCGATGACATCGAGACCGGGAATTTCTTCATGCGGGTGGTGTTCACCGCCGCCGATCTCGCCGTCGAACTGCAGGCCTTGCAGACCGGTTTTACCGCGATTGCCGATCGCTTTACCATGGAATGGCAGATGCGCGACCGCGCCAATCGCCGCCGGGTGATGCTGCTGGTCTCCAAGTCGGATCACTGCCTGGTCGATATCCTCTATCGCTGGCGTACCGGCGAACTCGAGATGATCCCGACCGCAATCGTCTCCAACCATCCGCGCGAGACCTACGGCAGTCTCGATTTCGGCGAGATCCCGTTCCACTATTTGCCCGTCACGAAGGAGACCAAGCGCGAGCAGGAGCAGGCGGTCCTGAAACTGGTTCAGGACAGCGGCACCGATCTCGTGGTGCTGGCGCGCTACATGCAGATCCTGTCGGATGAGATGTCGGCAAGACTGTCGGGGCGCTGCATCAACATCCATCACTCGTTCCTGCCGGGCTTCAAGGGCGCGCGGCCCTACCACCAGGCGCATGAGCGCGGCGTCAAGCTGATCGGTGCCACCGCGCATTATGTTACACGCGATCTCGACGAGGGCCCGATCATCGACCAGGACGTCGAGCGCATCAGCCACCGCGACACGCCGGAAGATCTGTCGCGCAAGGGCCGCGACATCGAGCGCCGCGTGCTGGCGCGCGCCATGCGCCATCATCTCGAGGATCGCGTCATCCTCAACGGCCGCAAGACGGTCGTGTTTATGGACTAG
- a CDS encoding branched-chain amino acid ABC transporter permease, producing the protein MTTLFTILFDGVAYGMLLFVLACGLAVTLGLMNFVNLAHGAFAMTGGYICAVLVNNSGWPFFTALPLAFVSAAAIGVALERTLYRHLYTRSHLDQVLFTIGLTFMSVAAVDYIMGSSRIFIKLPAALEGQFDFFGVGIGRYRLMIIVICGLLTVALQLILAKTRFGSRLRAAVDDPRAASGLGINVPQVFAFTFAFGCGLAGLGGALSAEILGLDPYFPLKFMIYFLIVVTVGGSSSITGPFLASLLLGIGDVAGKYYVPKMGPFVIYTIMIVILIWRPNGLFGRTATR; encoded by the coding sequence ATGACCACGCTGTTCACCATCCTGTTCGACGGTGTCGCCTACGGCATGCTGCTGTTCGTGCTCGCCTGCGGGCTTGCGGTGACGCTGGGGTTGATGAATTTTGTCAATCTGGCCCATGGCGCCTTCGCCATGACCGGGGGCTATATCTGCGCGGTGCTGGTAAATAATTCCGGCTGGCCGTTCTTTACGGCGCTGCCGCTCGCTTTTGTCTCGGCCGCGGCGATCGGCGTGGCACTGGAGCGCACACTCTACCGCCATCTCTACACCCGCAGCCATCTCGACCAGGTGCTGTTCACGATCGGCCTTACCTTCATGTCGGTGGCGGCGGTGGACTACATCATGGGATCGTCGCGGATCTTCATCAAGCTACCGGCGGCGCTCGAAGGCCAGTTCGATTTCTTCGGCGTCGGCATCGGCCGCTACCGGCTGATGATCATCGTGATCTGTGGCCTGCTCACGGTGGCGCTGCAATTGATCCTGGCGAAAACCCGATTTGGCAGCCGTCTGCGCGCAGCGGTCGATGATCCCCGCGCCGCCAGCGGCCTCGGCATCAACGTGCCGCAGGTGTTCGCCTTCACCTTCGCCTTCGGCTGCGGCCTTGCCGGCCTCGGTGGCGCGCTCAGCGCCGAAATTCTCGGGCTCGACCCATATTTTCCACTAAAATTCATGATCTACTTCCTGATCGTGGTCACCGTCGGCGGCTCCTCCAGCATCACCGGGCCGTTCCTTGCTTCGCTGCTGCTCGGTATCGGCGACGTCGCCGGCAAGTATTACGTGCCGAAGATGGGCCCGTTCGTCATCTACACCATCATGATCGTGATCCTGATCTGGCGCCCCAACGGCCTGTTCGGCCGCACCGCTACGCGATGA
- a CDS encoding branched-chain amino acid ABC transporter permease: MTAVSDVSSYAIARARWRPAEIAFWILAASCAFLFPSRYLIMTDIIRLALFTLSLDLILGYAGIVSLGHAAFFGVGAYSAGLLALHGIINEPVIALVAAGLIAMVLGFLTSFLVIRGVDLTRLMVTLGIALLLEALAERFSNITGGTDGLQGIEMQPILGLFAFDMFGKTGFFYSLIVLFVLFLLARRIVNSPFGLSLRAIKNNPLRASAIGVPVNRRLIAIYTVAAFYAGIAGALFTQTTALASLDVFAFEKSADLMLVLVIGGTGYLYGGLIGAVVFKMLQELFQTITPQYWMFWIGLVLVVIVLVGRDRMHRWALWLPNLVIRQIAGRKAVVAVPESDAP, from the coding sequence ATGACCGCAGTTTCCGACGTCTCATCTTATGCCATCGCCCGCGCCCGCTGGCGCCCCGCCGAAATCGCGTTCTGGATTCTCGCGGCCTCCTGCGCGTTCCTGTTTCCGTCCCGCTATCTGATCATGACCGACATTATTCGGCTGGCGTTGTTCACGCTGTCGCTGGATCTGATCCTCGGCTACGCCGGCATCGTCTCGCTCGGGCATGCCGCCTTCTTCGGCGTCGGTGCCTATTCGGCAGGGCTGCTGGCGCTGCACGGCATCATCAACGAGCCGGTGATCGCGCTCGTCGCGGCCGGCCTGATCGCCATGGTGCTCGGCTTCCTCACCAGCTTCCTCGTCATCCGCGGCGTCGACCTGACCCGGCTGATGGTGACGCTCGGCATCGCGCTGCTGCTGGAAGCACTGGCGGAACGCTTCTCCAACATCACCGGCGGCACCGACGGGCTGCAGGGCATCGAGATGCAACCGATCCTCGGCCTGTTTGCGTTCGACATGTTCGGCAAGACCGGCTTCTTCTACTCACTGATCGTGCTGTTCGTGCTGTTTCTGCTGGCGCGCCGGATCGTGAATTCGCCGTTCGGCCTGTCGCTGCGCGCGATCAAGAACAATCCGTTGCGGGCGTCCGCGATCGGCGTGCCCGTCAACCGTCGCCTGATCGCAATCTATACGGTAGCGGCGTTCTATGCCGGCATTGCCGGGGCGCTATTCACCCAGACCACGGCATTGGCCTCGCTCGACGTGTTCGCGTTCGAAAAATCCGCCGATCTGATGCTGGTACTCGTCATCGGCGGCACCGGTTATCTCTATGGCGGGCTCATCGGGGCGGTCGTGTTCAAGATGCTGCAGGAGCTGTTTCAGACCATTACGCCGCAATACTGGATGTTCTGGATCGGGCTCGTTCTGGTCGTGATCGTGCTGGTCGGCCGGGACCGCATGCATCGTTGGGCGCTGTGGCTCCCCAACCTCGTCATCCGGCAAATCGCCGGCCGCAAGGCCGTCGTGGCCGTTCCCGAAAGCGATGCGCCATGA
- a CDS encoding ABC transporter ATP-binding protein, with the protein MTIALETKGLEKSFGGLRVTRDLSLKVEQGARHALIGPNGAGKTTVINLLTGVLKPNAGRIVLEGNDVTDLPVHTRVLRGLSRTFQINQLYADLTPLETVGLAVSERLGRGGDWWRRMGTRADVNEEIADTLGRFHLLDVMNERTATLPYGKQRLLEIAVAIATRPRVLLLDEPAAGVPESERHDILAAVAALPRDVTVLLIEHDMDLVFSFADRISVLVNGAMLVEGPPDEVARDPQVKAVYLGEAADD; encoded by the coding sequence ATGACGATCGCGCTGGAAACCAAGGGGCTGGAAAAATCCTTCGGGGGCCTTCGGGTCACCCGTGATCTGTCGTTGAAGGTGGAGCAGGGCGCCCGTCACGCCCTGATCGGACCGAACGGCGCCGGCAAGACCACCGTTATCAATCTCCTGACCGGCGTGCTCAAGCCCAATGCGGGACGGATTGTGCTCGAGGGCAACGACGTCACCGATCTGCCGGTTCACACCCGGGTGCTGCGCGGTCTCTCGCGCACCTTCCAGATCAATCAGCTCTATGCCGATTTGACCCCGCTCGAAACCGTGGGGCTCGCCGTCTCCGAGCGGCTCGGCCGTGGCGGCGACTGGTGGCGGCGGATGGGCACGCGCGCCGACGTCAACGAGGAGATCGCGGACACGCTCGGGCGCTTTCATCTGCTCGACGTGATGAACGAGCGCACCGCGACGCTTCCCTATGGTAAGCAGCGCCTGCTGGAGATCGCGGTCGCGATTGCGACAAGGCCGCGCGTGCTGCTGCTCGACGAGCCCGCCGCCGGCGTGCCCGAGAGCGAACGCCACGATATTCTGGCAGCTGTCGCAGCGCTGCCGCGCGACGTCACCGTGCTGCTGATCGAGCACGACATGGACCTGGTGTTCTCCTTCGCCGATCGCATCTCGGTGCTGGTCAATGGCGCCATGCTCGTAGAGGGTCCGCCCGACGAGGTGGCGCGGGACCCCCAGGTCAAGGCAGTCTATCTCGGCGAGGCTGCCGATGACTGA